The following coding sequences lie in one Calidithermus timidus DSM 17022 genomic window:
- a CDS encoding YIP1 family protein — translation MNPSPSITETISTMFSQSLQVLTKPSVATFEQYEAKGTLREALIYVLFFAIIGALGSLGGGVTAFLNSIIATVAGFLIFVYLVHTIGKSQGGTGSLDHVAYTFALFWGPLSVLLGIATLILIITLVGILLLPLLFLAFLAVNIYFGYLAVQSSMNLTDSGKIWITLIGAAVGSFLVSMVIGAILG, via the coding sequence ATGAACCCCAGCCCCTCCATCACCGAGACCATCAGCACCATGTTCAGCCAGAGCCTGCAGGTGCTCACCAAGCCCAGCGTGGCCACCTTCGAACAGTACGAAGCCAAGGGCACCCTGCGCGAAGCCCTGATCTACGTACTGTTCTTCGCCATCATCGGGGCGCTGGGGAGCCTAGGCGGCGGGGTCACGGCTTTTCTCAACAGCATCATCGCCACGGTGGCCGGCTTTCTGATCTTCGTCTACCTGGTCCACACCATCGGCAAGAGCCAGGGCGGCACCGGTAGCCTCGACCACGTGGCCTACACCTTCGCGCTGTTCTGGGGACCGTTGTCGGTGCTGCTGGGCATCGCCACGCTGATCCTGATCATCACCCTCGTCGGCATCCTGCTGCTGCCGCTGCTGTTTCTGGCCTTCCTGGCCGTCAACATCTACTTCGGATACCTCGCCGTGCAGTCGAGCATGAACCTCACCGACAGCGGCAAGATCTGGATCACCCTAATTGGGGCTGCGGTGGGCAGCTTCCTGGTCAGCATGGTGATCGGCGCGATCCTGGGCTGA